A window of Paenibacillus sp. 19GGS1-52 contains these coding sequences:
- a CDS encoding copper amine oxidase N-terminal domain-containing protein, whose product MKHFKNGLKTALICVVLLSVATAVHAAIPIRIILNGNPVSTDVPPKMENGRVLVPIGTIASALGASVLWNNESKTVNINTKENVWDDNLAKGIYWLSLHDLIMQYIIGFDSRNPDLVKPLRSGYFDSNVIGPENIVPIGGIYPAVIDTQFIDVKQDKNFIITVRVAIVKQEAGLVKQTLDFVLEPAKTDSMYGYFIKGIWQVKEEKLKEYSPVPGITYHGDVTK is encoded by the coding sequence ATGAAACATTTCAAGAATGGTTTAAAAACCGCACTTATTTGTGTAGTTCTTCTCTCGGTAGCGACGGCAGTACATGCGGCCATCCCGATTCGTATTATACTGAACGGTAATCCTGTATCCACAGACGTTCCGCCTAAAATGGAGAACGGGCGTGTGCTCGTACCCATCGGTACGATTGCATCGGCACTTGGTGCATCCGTTCTTTGGAATAACGAATCCAAGACAGTTAACATTAATACGAAGGAAAATGTTTGGGACGATAATTTAGCGAAGGGAATCTATTGGCTGTCCCTCCATGACCTAATCATGCAGTATATCATCGGATTTGATTCACGGAACCCTGACCTAGTGAAGCCGCTTCGTTCAGGATATTTTGACAGCAATGTGATTGGTCCCGAAAATATCGTTCCTATAGGCGGAATCTATCCAGCCGTTATTGACACCCAATTTATAGACGTGAAGCAGGATAAAAATTTTATCATTACGGTACGAGTCGCCATAGTGAAGCAAGAGGCTGGTCTAGTAAAACAAACTCTGGACTTTGTACTAGAACCAGCAAAAACAGATTCGATGTACGGTTACTTTATTAAGGGCATTTGGCAAGTGAAAGAGGAAAAGCTGAAAGAGTATTCTCCGGTACCCGGTATTACATATCATGGCGACGTTACAAAATAA